From Solwaraspora sp. WMMD1047, the proteins below share one genomic window:
- a CDS encoding tyrosine-type recombinase/integrase, which produces MADGSITKRCGCRNNGKRLGATCPKLRRGNGWNPHHGSWRYQLELPLDAAHGRRQLRRTGFDTREDAVDERDRARALLDLAGRDELRRRQIADLLQAVKPNQPLPDRDHVARRIRADVPADNGLTLGDYLAEWIKGRTRLAPATRRSYQDHITKYWTPQLGQVALQELTAAHIESVFAAIDSRNDEVRAAKASPVKEIRDSVKGIRMVGEASQQRILATLRKALNDARRLYHHKLVDHNPAESVELASGKPPKPRLWTDAAVNRWRRTGQRPSPVMVWTPAQVGEFLDFAEAEDPGLYPLFDLAIHRGPRRGELCGLHDYDVDLEAAAITITGQRTSVGYQVIEKDVKSAAGDRVVDLSDETVTSLRRYLSRRAGWKVIAGDAWVDSDIFFVRQRDGQPWHPETVTGRFDRLVARSGLPPVRFHDLRHVAATLMLAAGASIKEIQDTLGHSSYKMTADIYTSVLAELKKTTAEATIKLIPRRNRPTPA; this is translated from the coding sequence ATGGCAGACGGATCCATCACCAAACGCTGTGGCTGCCGGAACAACGGCAAGCGCCTCGGCGCCACGTGCCCCAAGCTCCGTCGTGGCAACGGGTGGAACCCGCACCACGGCAGCTGGCGCTACCAACTCGAACTCCCACTGGATGCAGCCCACGGTCGGCGGCAGCTGCGCCGCACCGGCTTCGACACCCGGGAGGATGCGGTAGACGAGCGCGACCGCGCCCGTGCGCTACTCGACCTCGCCGGACGCGACGAGCTCCGGCGGCGGCAGATCGCCGACCTGCTGCAGGCGGTCAAGCCCAACCAGCCGCTGCCCGACCGCGACCATGTGGCCCGCCGTATCCGCGCCGACGTGCCCGCCGACAACGGGCTCACCCTCGGCGACTACCTCGCCGAATGGATCAAGGGCCGGACCAGGCTGGCGCCCGCGACCCGGCGCAGCTACCAGGACCACATCACCAAGTACTGGACCCCGCAGTTGGGCCAGGTGGCGCTGCAGGAACTCACCGCCGCCCACATCGAGTCGGTCTTCGCGGCGATCGACTCCCGCAACGACGAGGTCCGCGCCGCCAAGGCCAGCCCCGTGAAGGAGATCCGTGACTCCGTCAAAGGGATCCGGATGGTCGGCGAGGCGAGTCAGCAGCGGATCCTCGCGACGCTGCGGAAGGCGCTCAACGACGCCCGCCGCCTCTATCACCACAAGCTGGTGGACCACAATCCGGCCGAGTCGGTCGAGTTGGCGTCCGGCAAGCCTCCGAAGCCCCGACTGTGGACAGACGCGGCGGTCAACCGGTGGCGCCGCACCGGACAGCGGCCCAGCCCCGTCATGGTCTGGACACCGGCACAGGTGGGTGAGTTCCTTGACTTCGCCGAAGCCGAGGATCCCGGACTGTATCCCCTGTTCGACCTGGCCATCCACCGCGGTCCCCGCAGGGGGGAGTTGTGTGGCCTGCACGACTACGACGTCGACCTGGAAGCAGCCGCGATCACCATCACCGGCCAGCGCACCAGCGTCGGCTACCAGGTGATCGAAAAGGACGTGAAGTCGGCGGCCGGGGACCGGGTCGTCGACCTCAGCGACGAAACCGTGACGAGCCTGCGCAGGTACCTGTCCCGCCGGGCCGGGTGGAAGGTCATCGCGGGGGACGCCTGGGTCGACAGCGACATCTTCTTCGTCCGCCAGCGCGACGGCCAACCGTGGCATCCCGAGACGGTCACCGGCCGGTTCGACCGGCTCGTCGCGCGCAGCGGCTTGCCACCGGTACGGTTCCACGACCTCAGGCACGTTGCGGCGACCCTGATGCTCGCGGCCGGCGCCAGCATCAAGGAGATCCAGGACACCCTCGGCCACTCCTCCTACAAGATGACCGCCGACATCTACACCTCGGTCCTAGCGGAGTTGAAGAAGACCACCGCCGAGGCGACGATCAAGCTCATCCCGCGCCGGAACCGTCCGACGCCGGCGTAG
- a CDS encoding helix-turn-helix domain-containing protein: MDSTAGAPAGGTPTRSQVWTVERIRALGAVTDVATVGEIFGMSRSSAYELARTNRLPVPVLRVGSRYRVSVAAVLAALGVPTDYPPPPAT; the protein is encoded by the coding sequence ATGGACAGCACAGCCGGCGCTCCCGCAGGAGGGACACCGACGCGTTCCCAGGTGTGGACCGTCGAGCGCATCCGCGCGCTTGGGGCGGTCACCGATGTCGCCACCGTCGGCGAGATCTTCGGCATGTCCCGCAGCAGTGCCTACGAGCTGGCCCGCACGAACCGGCTTCCGGTGCCGGTGCTGCGGGTCGGATCCCGCTACCGGGTCTCCGTCGCCGCGGTCCTGGCCGCCCTCGGCGTCCCGACTGACTACCCGCCGCCGCCGGCGACTTGA